The genomic window GGTTTTTGACACCTGAAGAGTACGCCAAAATTACTCCCTCAGAAGTGCTAGCGAATAAGTAGTTATCCCCAAGAAGAAACTAAAATACAGGAGAATGTTATGCCTATCTCGACTTTGACAGAGGTTAAAATTAGGTCTATTGATGCTCCTTTGGGAGCCATAGTTACCGATCTTGATGCTAGTCAACCTATTGCACCTGAAGTCATATTACAACTTAAGAAAGCTCTGCGCGATCGCCATATCTTGATCTTCAAAGATCAACAACTCTCTGATGAACAGCTTTTGAACTTTTCGTTATACTTTGGCGCACTCTTTGTACCATCTGATGAGACTCCAGTACTCGCTTCTAAACCAGGAGAAACTCCGGTGGTAATTCCGATTTCCAACGTCGATGGTGGCTATACCGGTACTGGAGAACTAACTTTTCATTCTGACCACAAATGGACTCCCACCCCATCTAGTGGTTCGCTTCTTTATGCTTTGGAAATACCTTCTCAAGGTGGAAATACTTATTGGTTAAATACCAATTTGGCCTATGAGGCGTTAGACAAAACCACCAAAGAACGGATTGCAGATTTACAGTTAATTACCTACAACCCATTCTTGCGAGACCGGAATGCACCCCGCTCTTTGTATCGTTTAGACAAGAATATTCCCTTAATAAGTCCTATCTTTCCCCATCCTCTAGTGCGGACACATCCTGAGAGTGGCAAAAAGCATCTTTACTTAGATGCTGCTACAGAAGTAGAAATTGTAGGATTAGCAGCTCAAGAAGGATCTAAACTGATTGAACAGTTGCGTCAGCATTTGAATCAGCCCCGATTCTACTACCAACACAAATGGTCTGTAGGCGATATTGTCTACTGGGATAATCAAGCTACCTTGCATTATCGTCAAGCATTCGATCCGAATGAGCGACGGGTATTAAAGCGGGTTAGCCTTGCAGGTAGTCGTCCCTTTTAGTCTCTATATCTGAAGTAGAGATGCAAGAAATTGCGTCTCTACAAAACCAGTATCATAAGTGAAAATTATCCACCCTAATTCATAAATCAGATAGCAGAAAAAATTGAGTTATTAGGTAAAAGTATTTCACTCAAATCCGCTAAACAACATGTTAAATATATATCATAAACTTTGAAAATAATAATAAATTATTTTCAGAACTCATATTGGATTAAATTATATTAATACATATTTTATTTAGAAGAATAAGAATAGTGTTGATAAACACTTCATTAAAATTAAAGAATAGATAAAATTTAGACGTAAATTAATAGTTTTCAAACATCACAGGTAGATTAAAAAGCGGAAATTAATTTATTTAAAATTTGATTTTATTTCAATCAGAGATTAGTTTAACCTGAAGGTCTAAAATGTTTAGCAATACCGTTAAAATTAAGTCACCAATAATCAGAAAAGTAGCATTATTTGTAATGCCTAGTTTTTTGGCTTTATCTACCACTTTAATAAGTTGTACGTCAACCAGCGAGAATACAAATACTGCAACCAACCCAAAAGCAGATCCAGCAGCGACAAAAACCATTACTTTTAAAACAAAAGTGCTGCGAATTGGGTATCAAAGCTCTGGTGATTTGGTTAGAGTGACAGGAGTTTTAGAAAAACGTCTGGAACCTTTGGGTGTCAAAGTTGAGTGGACACAATTTGCCCAAGGGCCGCAACTTATGGAAGCGATGAATGTCGGTAAAATTGATGTTGGATCGGTTGGAGAAACTCCTCCCATTTTTGCCCAAGCTGCTGGTGCAAGAATCGTCTATCTTGCTGGTAGACGAATTACTGCTACTTCAGGGAAAGGGAGTGCAATCGCAGTTCCTAAAGGTTCTCCAATTAAGACTTTAGCCCAAATCAAAGGACAAAAAGTTGTCTTTCAAAAAGGTTCAGCTTCTCACTATTTCATTATCAAAGCTTTAGAAGAAGTGGGCTTAAAATACAGTGATATTAAAGTCTTGAGTATGCCCAATGTCGAAGCCCGTGGTGCATTTATTCAGGGCACTATTCCAGTTTGGGTAACTGGCGATCCTCATTTAGCTTTGGTAGAAAAACTTTACGGTGCGCGTGTGCTACGAGATGCCACAAATATTGGTACTCCAGGAGGATACTATGTAGGAACACGCGACTTTGCTAGGGAAAATCCGGAATTACTTCGGATTATCTTGGAAGAGATTGATAAAAATAGTCAATGGGCAGAAGCAAATCGTAAAGAGGTAGCCAAACTAATAGCACCCGTGCTTAAAATTGATCTACCTATTCAAGAAATAATTTCTGGACGCGCTAACTATCGACTTAAAGGAATTACTCCAGAGTCGATGAAAGCTCAACAAAATGTGGCAGATTTATTTTATAGCGAAAAAATCTTGCCTAAAAAGATTGATGTTCAGGAAGCACTACTCACACCTAAAGAATATGCAGCTATCACTCCACCAACACTTATAAGTGAAAAATAGATACTAATCAGATATGAAGTCTAGGGACTGGGGACTAAGAAAGAGTTTTACAATACCCAATCTTAAATCCTTTTAAATGCTTCATGCTAGACAAGCCTAATTGACAAAAAACCACTTTTTCTAAACCTCAAAACTTGATTGTTGAATGAATGCGAATCATTTTATAAATAGCTCAAAACATCGCTATTTTTTTTTAAACAACTAGAATACCAAGTTACTAAATCCAAAAAGATATTTTTGGAAGTAGTGTCATCTCAAGCTTTAATACTAAATTGGTGTTCTAGAAGTTTGACAGAATAACTTCCAATTATCTTACTTGCCGAAAGAAAGTAAGACTTACAACGTTAAGTTTTTTCAAGCCAACTAAAATACCAATTTACTAAACCCAAAAAGATATTTTTGGAAGTAGTGTCATCTCAAGTTTTAATACTAAATTGGTGTTTTAGGAGGTTGACAGAACAACTTCCTATTATCTTACTTGCTGAAAGAAAGTAAGACTGACAACGTAAAAGATAAAACTTACAAGGAAAATCACAACTCATGATCAAGCCATTTCAACCACAACGCCGTACAGTTTTAAAGCGTATTGTCCAATATTCAGTACTCGGACTGTTTACTTTATCATCTTCCTTGGTGGGTAGCCTTGTGCAAAGCACCCAAGCGCAGACAGCCAAAGTAATTAACTTGGCGTATCAAAGTTCTGGTGATATTGTCAAGTCCAAAAAAACTGTTGAGCCACTTTTTAAAAAATTGGGTGTAACCGTGAATTGGGTTGGGCCATTCGCAGCAGGGCCGCAATTGATAAAAGCGCTGGATGAAGGTAAAGTGGATATCGGTACTGTCGGAGAGACACCTCCAATATTTGACCAAGCTGCACGCCCAGGCCTCATCCCTGAAGTTGTCTATCTTACTGGACGCACGCCCACCGATGGTACAAACCAAGGTATTGTAGTGAAAGCTAATTCTCCCATTAAGAAAGTAGCTGATCTTAAAGGTAAGAAAATTGCTTTTCAGGTAGGGTCGAATGCACAGTATTTACTAGCAAAAGCGTTGAAAGAGGTAGGGTTAAAAATTAGCGATATTCAAATCGTTGCTTTGACTCCAACTGACGCCCGCGATGCCTTTATTAAAGACAAGGCTGACGCCTGGGTGGGTGGCGATCCCCTTTTAGCTGCTGTGGAAAGTACTACCCCGATTCGGAATCTGAGAAATGCAGCAGGAATTAACATTCTCAACGGGTTTTATATTGGCAGGCGTGCATTTGTCACCCAAAATCCGCAATTGGTGCGAGTGTTTTTAGAGGAAGCAGAGAAGGTAGGAGAACAGGCTGAAAAAAACCCAAGCGATTATGCCAAAATTTTAGTTGATGAACAGAAATTAACTCCAGCAGTTGCACTAAAGGTGGCAAGCCGTCGTACTTATAAATTGAAAAAAATTACACCTGCGATCATTGCCCTACAGCAGAGCGTTGCTGATTTTTATTTTGATGAAAAAGCCATCTCGCGTAAGATTGATATCAAACAAGGGATTCTTTCTGATCTAGTGTATAAAGCGATCATACCTGGTAATATCAAGTAACGGTAAACAGGTAGAGGCAGGTTTATTCAGCGATTAAGTTGGCTAGCTATTACACTGTAGCGAAAGTTTGCCTAACTTTAACAAAAGGCTTAACAAGTTGCTCAACTAACTTGTTAAGCCTTTTGTCTGGTTAAGTAAAAACCGAGGAAGGAACAAGCGATCGCAAATCTTTTTACAGATATATGATTTGGGATTGACAATTAGTTTTAATTAAAATGTTCTAGTAATGAAAATCACACCTCAACGTATCAAGTAATGGTGAACAGATAGAGACAGGTTTATTTAGCTATTAAGTTGGCGATCGCTTCTACTAACTCGGCTGGCTCTATTGGTTTGGCAAGAAGCTTGTCAAATCCGGCTCCTAGTACCTGCTTGGCGTTAATTTCTCCAGCATAGGCAGTAAGTGCGTAGTTTACCGCCGTAGGCATCGCCCGAATTTGCCCTCCCTGCTCAAATAGGATTGCTATATGCGTTGTCTTTTGAGTTTCTTGCAATCACTAAACACTCATTTGGAACCCTAGTAAGCATATTGTTAAAAGCTGGAGTATAACGACCATCTTCACCAACAACCTTGCAAAGAGTATACTCCCCAGCCCTAGAAAATCCGCCGAACCAAACGTTCTTTCTGTGCCAGATATCTCCATTGGGAGAATTTTTGTCTTGAGACATTGTAAGACTTACAATCGATGTTGAAATTTCTATTCCTAGCAAAAAAGGGATGATTTGAGCTTGCTGCAAAGTTTCATCTGTAAACTGAATTTTGTAAGTTACTTTAAACCATTGAATAAAATGTAGTAATATCCAGCCACTAATCGAGTTATGAAAAGTCCACTGCAACGGTGCAAAGACTGGTAAATCCAAGCTTCTTTTCTGTGTATCCCATTCTA from Nostoc sp. UHCC 0926 includes these protein-coding regions:
- a CDS encoding aliphatic sulfonate ABC transporter substrate-binding protein, which translates into the protein MIKPFQPQRRTVLKRIVQYSVLGLFTLSSSLVGSLVQSTQAQTAKVINLAYQSSGDIVKSKKTVEPLFKKLGVTVNWVGPFAAGPQLIKALDEGKVDIGTVGETPPIFDQAARPGLIPEVVYLTGRTPTDGTNQGIVVKANSPIKKVADLKGKKIAFQVGSNAQYLLAKALKEVGLKISDIQIVALTPTDARDAFIKDKADAWVGGDPLLAAVESTTPIRNLRNAAGINILNGFYIGRRAFVTQNPQLVRVFLEEAEKVGEQAEKNPSDYAKILVDEQKLTPAVALKVASRRTYKLKKITPAIIALQQSVADFYFDEKAISRKIDIKQGILSDLVYKAIIPGNIK
- a CDS encoding sulfonate ABC transporter substrate-binding protein — protein: MFSNTVKIKSPIIRKVALFVMPSFLALSTTLISCTSTSENTNTATNPKADPAATKTITFKTKVLRIGYQSSGDLVRVTGVLEKRLEPLGVKVEWTQFAQGPQLMEAMNVGKIDVGSVGETPPIFAQAAGARIVYLAGRRITATSGKGSAIAVPKGSPIKTLAQIKGQKVVFQKGSASHYFIIKALEEVGLKYSDIKVLSMPNVEARGAFIQGTIPVWVTGDPHLALVEKLYGARVLRDATNIGTPGGYYVGTRDFARENPELLRIILEEIDKNSQWAEANRKEVAKLIAPVLKIDLPIQEIISGRANYRLKGITPESMKAQQNVADLFYSEKILPKKIDVQEALLTPKEYAAITPPTLISEK
- a CDS encoding TauD/TfdA dioxygenase family protein, whose amino-acid sequence is MPISTLTEVKIRSIDAPLGAIVTDLDASQPIAPEVILQLKKALRDRHILIFKDQQLSDEQLLNFSLYFGALFVPSDETPVLASKPGETPVVIPISNVDGGYTGTGELTFHSDHKWTPTPSSGSLLYALEIPSQGGNTYWLNTNLAYEALDKTTKERIADLQLITYNPFLRDRNAPRSLYRLDKNIPLISPIFPHPLVRTHPESGKKHLYLDAATEVEIVGLAAQEGSKLIEQLRQHLNQPRFYYQHKWSVGDIVYWDNQATLHYRQAFDPNERRVLKRVSLAGSRPF